One Sanguibacter keddieii DSM 10542 genomic window carries:
- a CDS encoding GNAT family N-acetyltransferase — MMRSLPVRVDADVELVLLDQSRVDTIHALVLSSLDHLRPWEEIARPDLTRDEVVEYVRAGEDTWAQGRAIPAAIVYRGEVAGVVGARIAREAGRAEVGYWLASAYLGSGIMTRAVRAVVRTLFDDEGLHRVELRMAADNQPSRAVADRLGFTLEGTLRETYLIDGVRHDLCVYGLLRTDPELPL, encoded by the coding sequence ATGATGAGATCGTTGCCGGTGCGGGTCGACGCGGACGTGGAGCTGGTGCTGCTCGACCAGAGCCGCGTGGACACGATCCACGCCCTCGTGCTCTCGAGCCTCGACCACCTGCGTCCGTGGGAGGAGATCGCCCGACCGGACCTCACGCGCGACGAGGTCGTCGAGTACGTCCGTGCCGGTGAGGACACCTGGGCCCAGGGCCGGGCGATCCCGGCCGCGATCGTCTACCGCGGTGAGGTCGCTGGTGTGGTCGGTGCGCGCATCGCCCGCGAGGCCGGCCGTGCCGAGGTCGGCTACTGGCTGGCGTCCGCGTACCTGGGCAGCGGCATCATGACCCGCGCGGTCCGCGCCGTCGTGCGGACGCTGTTCGACGACGAGGGCCTGCACCGGGTCGAGCTCCGCATGGCAGCCGACAACCAGCCGAGCAGAGCCGTCGCCGACCGCCTCGGCTTCACCCTCGAGGGGACCCTCCGCGAGACGTACCTGATCGACGGCGTCCGTCACGACCTCTGCGTCTACGGGCTGCTGCGCACAGATCCCGAGCTCCCTCTCTGA
- the galK gene encoding galactokinase, producing the protein MTSIDVDWLDAWDVEDGSAQARALFTEVFDAAPEGVWSAPGRGNLIGEHTDYNGGLVLPFALPHRTYAAITRRTDRTVRLVSAQEAGTVVTVDLDTVAPGTVTGWAAYVVGVAWALEQAGATLGGFDVAITSCVPYGAGLSSSAALEGSVAIGLDALYGLGHGADDAGRQHLVAACIRAENEIAGAPTGGMDQAAALRSQEGHALLLDCRSLEVRQIPFDLASDGLALLVIDTRAPHALVDGQYAARRDTCEAAAAVLGVETLREVTDLDAALATLAAPGALDASGQDPEVTARRVKHVVSEIARVGEVVALLDSGRTSEVGAVLSAAHASLRDDYEVSCHELDVAVDAAVHAGALGGRMIGGGFGGSAIALVRVEDAEQVAGEIAAAFESEGLTAPGFLVAVAGGPAA; encoded by the coding sequence ATGACGAGCATCGACGTGGACTGGCTCGACGCCTGGGATGTCGAGGACGGCAGCGCGCAGGCGCGCGCCCTCTTCACCGAGGTCTTCGACGCGGCGCCCGAGGGCGTCTGGTCGGCGCCTGGCCGCGGCAACCTCATCGGTGAGCACACCGACTACAACGGCGGTCTCGTGCTGCCCTTCGCGCTGCCGCACCGCACCTACGCGGCCATCACGCGCCGCACGGACCGCACGGTCCGCCTCGTCTCCGCGCAGGAGGCCGGGACGGTCGTCACGGTCGACCTCGACACCGTCGCCCCTGGCACGGTCACCGGGTGGGCTGCCTACGTCGTGGGTGTCGCCTGGGCGCTCGAGCAGGCGGGTGCGACGCTCGGCGGCTTCGACGTGGCCATCACCTCGTGCGTGCCGTACGGCGCCGGGCTGTCGTCGTCGGCCGCCCTCGAGGGGTCGGTCGCGATCGGCCTCGACGCGCTCTACGGCCTCGGCCACGGGGCCGACGACGCGGGGCGCCAGCACCTCGTCGCCGCGTGCATCCGCGCGGAGAACGAGATCGCCGGAGCCCCGACCGGCGGCATGGACCAGGCCGCGGCGCTCCGCTCGCAGGAGGGCCACGCGCTGCTGCTCGACTGCCGCAGCCTCGAGGTCCGCCAAATCCCCTTCGACCTCGCCTCGGACGGTCTCGCTCTCCTGGTGATCGACACGCGAGCCCCGCACGCGCTCGTCGACGGCCAGTACGCGGCCCGCCGGGACACCTGCGAGGCGGCAGCGGCCGTCCTCGGCGTCGAGACGCTGCGTGAGGTCACCGACCTCGACGCCGCCCTCGCGACGCTCGCCGCACCCGGGGCGCTCGACGCGTCGGGTCAGGACCCCGAGGTCACGGCACGCCGCGTCAAGCACGTGGTCAGCGAGATCGCGCGCGTCGGCGAGGTCGTGGCGCTGCTCGACTCCGGCCGCACCTCCGAGGTCGGGGCTGTGCTCTCGGCGGCTCACGCGTCGCTCCGCGACGACTACGAGGTCAGCTGCCATGAGCTCGACGTCGCCGTGGACGCCGCGGTGCACGCTGGAGCGCTCGGCGGCCGGATGATCGGCGGCGGCTTCGGCGGCTCGGCCATCGCCCTGGTCCGCGTCGAGGACGCCGAGCAGGTCGCCGGCGAGATCGCCGCAGCCTTCGAGTCCGAGGGCCTGACGGCCCCCGGGTTCCTCGTGGCGGTCGCAGGCGGCCCCGCGGCCTGA
- the galT gene encoding galactose-1-phosphate uridylyltransferase, giving the protein MTTDSSAPLVRRTATTLADGRDLFYFDDSEPYVSGEQTRRLDDPRPLPGRYEPVVTTGVDGVETVQPVTGPTMRYDVLTGEWIPHAAHRMNRTHLPPADANPLAPAKPGAAYSDGEIPAEDYDVVVFENRFSSLMRVPGTVDEVTHVDGEDLWQQRPAVGRCEVICFSPDSTKSLAQVSPRRMRTIIEAWADRTAELGKVDGVEQVFCFENRGQEIGVTLHHPHGQIYAYPYLMPKTETMLRQARAHREKTGRNLLADVLAAELRSGRRIVLESEHWVAYVPMAARWPIEIHLAPRRDVADLPGLTDAEREDLATVYLELLGRMDRFFPAAEDGTPTKAPYIAAWHQAPVREGRDDLRLHLQIFSILRAPGKLKYLAGSESGGGAWISDTTPERIADRLVQVAS; this is encoded by the coding sequence ATGACCACGGACTCCTCCGCACCCCTCGTGCGCCGCACGGCGACGACCCTCGCCGACGGCCGCGACCTCTTCTACTTCGACGACTCCGAGCCCTACGTCTCGGGCGAGCAGACGCGTCGTCTCGACGACCCGCGCCCGCTCCCCGGGCGCTACGAGCCGGTCGTGACGACCGGCGTCGACGGCGTCGAGACCGTCCAGCCGGTCACCGGCCCGACGATGCGCTACGACGTGCTCACCGGCGAGTGGATCCCGCACGCCGCGCACCGCATGAACCGCACGCACCTGCCGCCGGCAGACGCGAACCCGCTCGCCCCGGCCAAGCCGGGCGCCGCGTACTCCGACGGCGAGATCCCCGCCGAGGACTACGACGTCGTCGTGTTCGAGAACCGGTTCTCGTCGCTCATGCGCGTCCCCGGGACCGTCGACGAGGTCACGCACGTCGACGGCGAGGACCTGTGGCAGCAGCGCCCGGCCGTCGGTCGCTGCGAGGTCATCTGCTTCTCGCCCGACTCGACGAAGTCCCTGGCCCAGGTGAGCCCGCGCCGCATGCGCACCATCATCGAGGCGTGGGCCGACCGCACCGCCGAGCTCGGGAAGGTCGACGGCGTCGAGCAGGTCTTCTGCTTCGAGAACCGTGGCCAGGAGATCGGTGTGACGCTCCACCACCCGCACGGGCAGATCTACGCCTACCCGTACCTCATGCCCAAGACCGAGACGATGCTCCGCCAGGCACGCGCGCACCGCGAGAAGACCGGACGCAACCTGCTGGCCGACGTCCTCGCCGCGGAGCTGCGCTCGGGTCGACGCATCGTCCTCGAGTCGGAGCACTGGGTCGCGTACGTGCCGATGGCCGCCCGCTGGCCCATCGAGATCCACCTCGCGCCGCGCCGCGACGTCGCGGACCTCCCGGGCCTGACCGACGCCGAGCGCGAGGACCTCGCGACCGTGTACCTCGAGCTGCTCGGCCGCATGGACCGGTTCTTCCCGGCAGCCGAGGACGGCACGCCGACCAAGGCCCCGTACATCGCGGCGTGGCACCAGGCACCGGTCCGCGAGGGCCGTGACGACCTGCGCCTGCACCTGCAGATCTTCTCGATCCTGCGCGCCCCGGGGAAGCTCAAGTACCTCGCCGGCTCCGAGTCCGGCGGTGGCGCGTGGATCTCCGACACCACGCCCGAGCGCATCGCCGACCGCCTGGTGCAGGTGGCGTCATGA
- a CDS encoding alpha-galactosidase, which translates to MTTAAPDLLHLRAAGVSLVLDVSGDLLPRVLHWGADLGDVPQTELDALRRASVPQVAGSSFDQPAALTVVPEASAGWLGTPGISGHRAGADFTTALRTAGPEAVTVGAGERPGSQRVTVRAEDVAAALALTVDIELTAAGVVRSRSSVTSTASADRAPYTLSSLDVSLPVPTEADEILDFTGRWIRERSAQRKPFTYGTHVREVRKSRGLDASFLVAAGRTGFGYRSGEVWAVHVAWSGNSRVVAEKVMNGARQLAAGELLMPGEIILAAGETYTSPWVHGSYGDGLDEVSGRFHTDLRARPQHPSVANGRPERPVLINVWEAVYFDHRLDKLKALADEAAAIGVERYVLDDGWFRHRRDDKAGLGDWFVDEGVWPDGLSPLVDHVHGLGMQFGLWFEPEMVNPDSDLARAHPEWILRPGDRLPLEARWQQVLDLGHPEAYDYVLGRVDAIISEYGVDYVKWDFNRDVVEAGHSTTGQAGVHEQTLALYRLMDELRRRHPGLEIESCSSGGGRVDLGILERTDRVWASDCIDALERQSIEAGTGLLVPPELMGSHIGSPHCHTTGRRHDLSFRAGTAFFSHLGIEWDLTSASDEDKAQLARWIGLHKQHRGLLHTGTVVRADHPQPTTWVHGVVSTEQDEAIFAVVQLGTGPDEYPGRVRLPGLDPARQYRVTPIDPADAMGTRSGAARLSWWDEGVQLSGRTLDRVGVQGPTQNPEHLVLLHVVAV; encoded by the coding sequence GTGACGACTGCAGCACCCGACCTCCTGCACCTGCGCGCGGCCGGGGTCAGCCTCGTCCTCGACGTGTCCGGTGACCTCCTCCCGCGCGTCCTGCACTGGGGCGCCGACCTCGGCGACGTCCCGCAGACCGAGCTCGACGCGCTGCGCCGGGCGAGCGTCCCGCAGGTCGCGGGGTCGAGCTTCGACCAGCCGGCTGCGCTCACCGTCGTCCCCGAGGCCTCAGCCGGATGGCTCGGCACCCCCGGGATCAGCGGCCACCGTGCGGGCGCGGACTTCACGACCGCGCTGCGCACCGCCGGTCCTGAGGCCGTCACCGTCGGCGCTGGGGAGCGTCCTGGTTCGCAGCGCGTCACCGTCCGGGCCGAGGACGTCGCGGCGGCGCTCGCGCTCACCGTCGACATCGAGCTCACGGCCGCCGGGGTGGTCCGCAGCCGCTCGTCGGTCACCAGCACCGCGTCCGCAGACCGCGCGCCCTACACGCTGTCGTCGCTCGACGTCTCGCTCCCGGTCCCGACCGAGGCCGACGAGATCCTCGACTTCACGGGGCGCTGGATCCGCGAGCGCTCGGCGCAGCGCAAGCCCTTCACCTACGGCACGCACGTCCGTGAGGTCCGCAAGAGCCGCGGCCTGGACGCGTCGTTCCTCGTCGCGGCCGGCCGCACGGGCTTCGGCTACCGCTCGGGCGAGGTGTGGGCGGTGCACGTGGCGTGGTCGGGCAACTCGCGCGTCGTCGCGGAGAAGGTGATGAACGGGGCTCGCCAGCTGGCGGCCGGCGAGCTGCTGATGCCGGGGGAGATCATCCTCGCGGCCGGCGAGACGTACACGTCGCCGTGGGTGCACGGCTCGTACGGTGACGGTCTCGACGAGGTGTCGGGCCGGTTCCACACGGACCTGCGTGCGCGGCCGCAGCACCCGTCGGTCGCGAACGGCCGTCCGGAGCGCCCGGTGCTCATCAACGTGTGGGAGGCCGTGTACTTCGACCACCGTCTCGACAAGCTCAAGGCGCTGGCCGACGAGGCTGCGGCGATCGGTGTCGAGCGCTACGTGCTCGACGACGGCTGGTTCCGGCACCGCCGCGACGACAAGGCGGGGCTGGGCGACTGGTTCGTCGACGAGGGCGTGTGGCCGGACGGGCTGTCTCCGCTGGTCGACCACGTGCACGGCCTCGGCATGCAGTTCGGCCTGTGGTTCGAGCCCGAGATGGTCAACCCCGACTCCGACCTCGCGCGGGCGCACCCCGAGTGGATCCTGCGTCCTGGCGACCGGCTGCCCCTCGAGGCCCGGTGGCAGCAGGTGCTCGACCTCGGGCACCCCGAGGCGTACGACTACGTCCTCGGGCGCGTCGACGCGATCATCTCCGAGTACGGGGTCGACTACGTCAAGTGGGACTTCAACCGTGACGTCGTCGAGGCGGGGCACTCGACGACCGGGCAGGCGGGCGTGCACGAGCAGACGCTCGCGCTGTACCGGCTCATGGACGAGCTGCGCCGCCGGCACCCCGGCCTCGAGATCGAGAGCTGCTCGAGCGGCGGCGGTCGCGTGGACCTCGGCATCCTCGAGCGCACCGACCGTGTCTGGGCGTCGGACTGCATCGACGCCCTCGAGCGGCAGAGCATCGAGGCGGGGACGGGGCTGCTGGTGCCGCCGGAGCTCATGGGCTCGCACATCGGCTCGCCGCACTGCCACACGACCGGGCGTCGTCACGACCTGAGCTTCCGGGCCGGGACGGCGTTCTTCAGCCACCTCGGCATCGAGTGGGACCTCACGTCGGCATCGGACGAGGACAAGGCGCAGCTGGCCCGCTGGATCGGTCTGCACAAGCAGCACCGTGGGCTGCTGCACACCGGGACCGTCGTCCGTGCGGACCACCCGCAGCCCACCACGTGGGTGCACGGCGTGGTCTCGACCGAGCAGGACGAGGCGATCTTCGCCGTCGTGCAGCTCGGGACCGGCCCGGACGAGTACCCGGGCCGGGTGCGTCTGCCCGGGCTCGACCCGGCGCGGCAGTACCGCGTGACCCCGATCGACCCTGCCGACGCGATGGGGACCCGCTCGGGCGCCGCCCGCCTCTCCTGGTGGGACGAGGGAGTCCAGCTCTCCGGCCGCACGCTCGACCGCGTCGGTGTCCAGGGGCCGACCCAGAACCCGGAGCACCTCGTGCTCCTGCACGTCGTGGCCGTCTGA
- a CDS encoding ROK family transcriptional regulator, which produces MTSPLQPTVSAPTASTAWTPLSGPTRQIALEVLLDGPLSRSALSQRLGLSPGSLTRLTKPLLDAGLLVEAQAPAEADDAPRLGRPAQPLDVDPSSHHFVGVKLTGDHAYAALTDLRAGVLAAADAPLDATDPERVVDVVAQLVDDLVATLATVRPSASVTGLGVSLGGHVERRTDVTLADHLGWRDLPLAALLAERTSLRTVVENDIVAVTEATHWFGEGHGCSRFALVTIGAGIGYGLVVHDAAVESPEAGLSLLSHFSLDPDGPVGPCGHAGCATAMLTTGALVERASALLGREVTYDQLLDLAAAGDPVARDLVDASGRALGRLLAAVANLTMPERVVLGGEGVRLAEVAADALQTGLRGDRDPRTRPLDIRLQSPELAHWARGAAVVAIQTFVLGR; this is translated from the coding sequence ATGACCTCACCCCTCCAGCCGACAGTCTCGGCGCCGACCGCCTCGACAGCGTGGACCCCGCTGTCCGGCCCGACGCGCCAGATCGCCCTCGAGGTGCTCCTCGACGGCCCGCTGTCGCGCAGCGCGCTGTCGCAGCGGCTGGGCCTGTCCCCTGGCAGCCTCACCCGGCTGACCAAGCCGCTGCTCGACGCCGGCCTCCTCGTCGAGGCCCAGGCGCCCGCCGAGGCCGACGACGCGCCGCGCCTCGGTCGGCCCGCGCAGCCCCTCGACGTGGACCCGTCGTCGCACCACTTCGTGGGTGTGAAGCTCACCGGCGACCACGCCTACGCCGCGCTCACCGACCTGCGCGCCGGGGTCCTCGCCGCGGCCGACGCCCCGCTCGACGCGACCGACCCCGAGCGCGTGGTCGACGTGGTGGCCCAGCTCGTCGACGACCTCGTCGCGACCCTCGCGACGGTGCGGCCGTCCGCGTCGGTGACCGGCCTCGGCGTGAGCCTCGGCGGGCACGTCGAGCGCCGCACCGACGTGACGCTCGCGGACCATCTCGGCTGGCGCGACCTCCCCCTCGCCGCCCTGCTGGCCGAGCGCACCAGCCTGCGCACCGTCGTCGAGAACGACATCGTCGCGGTCACCGAGGCCACCCACTGGTTCGGCGAGGGCCACGGCTGCTCACGCTTCGCCCTCGTGACCATCGGCGCGGGCATCGGCTATGGGCTCGTGGTGCACGACGCGGCCGTCGAGAGCCCGGAGGCCGGGCTCAGCCTCCTCTCGCACTTCTCCCTCGACCCCGACGGACCGGTCGGCCCGTGCGGTCACGCCGGCTGCGCGACGGCGATGCTCACGACGGGCGCGCTCGTCGAGCGGGCGTCGGCGCTGCTGGGGCGCGAGGTCACCTACGACCAGCTGCTCGACCTCGCCGCCGCCGGTGACCCCGTCGCGCGCGACCTGGTCGACGCGAGCGGCCGCGCGCTGGGCCGGCTGCTCGCCGCGGTCGCCAACCTCACGATGCCCGAGCGTGTCGTGCTGGGCGGCGAGGGCGTGCGTCTCGCCGAGGTGGCCGCCGACGCCCTGCAGACCGGCCTGCGCGGCGACCGCGACCCCCGGACCCGGCCGCTCGACATCCGCCTGCAGAGCCCCGAGCTCGCCCACTGGGCTCGCGGCGCCGCTGTGGTCGCCATCCAGACCTTCGTCCTCGGGCGCTGA